Genomic segment of Iocasia fonsfrigidae:
AGCCCTGGAAGAGTTGGAGTATTTTTCCGGGGATATTATTAAAGAAGTAAGGAATTTTCATAATAGTTTTAGTGAATATAAAATTACACCACTTCATGACCTACAAGCACTTGCCAGAGAGTACAATGTTAATAAAATATGGATTAAGGATGAGTCCTACCGTTTTGGACTGAATGCTTTTAAGGTCCTTGGAGGTAGTTATGCTATAGCCAAATACTTGAGTAAAATTACTGGGACAGGAAAATTATCTTTTGATAGTTTAAATAAAGCGCTTAGTGCTAAGGATATTAGCTTTATTACTGCTACTGATGGTAATCATGGTAGAGGTGTTGCCTGGACAGCAAATAGGTTAGGATATAAAGCTGTTGTTTTTATGCCGGAAGGTTCAGCTGAAGATAGAATAAGTAATATAAGAAGAGAAGGGGCAGAGGTAATCGTTACAGATAAAAATTATGATGATACTGTTCAACTTGCTCAGGAATATGCTAAAGTCAGTGGTGGTATTATAGTACAGGACACAGCCTGGGAAGGGTATGAAGAAATACCTCTCTGGATCATGCAGGGATATGCTACAATTATTGATGAAGCCCTGGAACAGGTTCAAAGTAAACCAACACATATATTTTTACAGGCGGGAGTGGGTTCTTTTGCAGCTTCCATTCAGGCCAGTTTAATAGTACGATTTGGTGATGAAGCACCGAAAGTTATTATTGTTGAACCTCATAATGCTAATTGTATCTATAAATCTGCCCAGTATAATACGGAAAAGGCCCAAACTGTAAGTGGTAGTTTAAGTACAATTATGGCTGG
This window contains:
- the dpaL gene encoding diaminopropionate ammonia-lyase produces the protein MSNIGDLKIIYNKNKDNKALEELEYFSGDIIKEVRNFHNSFSEYKITPLHDLQALAREYNVNKIWIKDESYRFGLNAFKVLGGSYAIAKYLSKITGTGKLSFDSLNKALSAKDISFITATDGNHGRGVAWTANRLGYKAVVFMPEGSAEDRISNIRREGAEVIVTDKNYDDTVQLAQEYAKVSGGIIVQDTAWEGYEEIPLWIMQGYATIIDEALEQVQSKPTHIFLQAGVGSFAASIQASLIVRFGDEAPKVIIVEPHNANCIYKSAQYNTEKAQTVSGSLSTIMAGLSCGTPNPIAWKILRRYSTAFVSCPDYFAARGMRILASPTGDDQAVISGESAAVGPGLLSLIIDHQEYGDILDNLGINSDSKILFISTEGDTDPLMYKKIVWDGLYPVL